The Paracoccus sp. MC1862 genome includes a window with the following:
- a CDS encoding zinc-finger domain-containing protein — translation MRHPVTETPLSTNQDPAAEVLPAPETEVVTSWKVSCSGDEARGTGHPLVWLAISPDTGWVDCGYCDKRFIIDRDHAGGDH, via the coding sequence ATGCGCCATCCCGTGACCGAGACCCCGCTGTCCACCAACCAGGACCCGGCCGCCGAGGTGCTGCCTGCGCCGGAAACCGAGGTGGTGACAAGCTGGAAGGTCTCCTGTTCGGGCGACGAGGCGCGAGGCACCGGCCATCCGCTGGTGTGGCTGGCGATCTCGCCCGACACCGGCTGGGTCGATTGCGGCTATTGCGACAAGCGCTTCATCATCGACCGCGACCACGCGGGCGGAGATCACTGA
- a CDS encoding cation diffusion facilitator family transporter, giving the protein MPHDHAHGHHAGHAHSHDEGLGDRALLWAVVINLGLTAVQIIGGLAADSTALVADGVHNLSDALALVLAFGARRLAARKPSPAMSFGWGRAEIVAAFVNYLALIAVSIWLMIEALVRLADPPEVVGGLVMALAGLALVVDIGTALLTARLAKESVNIRAAWLHNLADAGVSVAVLVGGALILVFGWRIADPILTILISVVILWHIRGDLGPILRMLMLGAPAHVDDSALRDAIRAVPGVEDLHHLHLWQIDERRMSAEMHLVVAEGADPHATRLAVKSVLRDYGIGHSTIETESPLSGCADDLSGQGRTHH; this is encoded by the coding sequence ATGCCGCATGATCACGCACACGGTCACCACGCGGGCCACGCCCACTCCCACGACGAGGGGCTGGGGGACCGCGCTCTGCTGTGGGCAGTCGTCATCAACCTTGGGCTGACGGCAGTGCAGATCATCGGGGGGCTCGCGGCGGATTCCACCGCGCTGGTGGCGGACGGGGTACACAACCTGTCCGACGCGCTGGCGCTGGTGCTGGCCTTCGGGGCGCGCAGGCTTGCCGCCCGAAAGCCGAGCCCGGCAATGAGCTTCGGCTGGGGCCGGGCCGAAATCGTGGCGGCCTTCGTCAACTACCTCGCGCTGATCGCCGTGTCGATCTGGCTGATGATCGAGGCGCTCGTCCGTCTGGCCGACCCGCCGGAGGTCGTGGGCGGGCTGGTGATGGCGCTGGCCGGGCTGGCGCTGGTGGTCGACATCGGAACCGCGCTGCTGACGGCGCGGCTGGCGAAGGAAAGCGTGAACATTCGCGCGGCCTGGCTGCACAACCTGGCCGACGCGGGCGTGTCGGTGGCGGTGCTGGTGGGCGGGGCGCTGATCCTGGTCTTCGGCTGGCGCATCGCGGACCCGATCCTGACGATCCTGATCTCAGTCGTGATCCTGTGGCACATCCGGGGCGACCTCGGCCCCATCCTGCGGATGCTGATGCTGGGCGCGCCGGCCCATGTGGACGACTCGGCCCTGCGGGACGCGATCAGGGCGGTGCCAGGCGTCGAGGACCTCCACCACCTGCATTTGTGGCAGATCGACGAGCGGCGGATGTCAGCCGAGATGCACCTCGTCGTCGCCGAGGGTGCCGATCCTCATGCCACCCGGCTGGCGGTCAAGTCCGTGTTGCGCGACTACGGCATCGGCCATTCCACGATCGAAACGGAAAGCCCCTTGTCGGGCTGCGCGGATGATCTGTCAGGGCAGGGCCGCACCCATCATTGA
- the polA gene encoding DNA polymerase I, which yields MNDEGFGKGSHLHLIDGSAFIFRAFHALPPLTRKSDGLPVGAVAGFCNMIWKYINDARGPDAPTHAAVIFDHSSKTFRNEIYGDYKANRPEPPEELRPQFPLTRDATRAFNLACIEIRDYEADDIIATLSCQARELGGRVTIISSDKDLMQLVGEGVEMLDPIKGKPIDRDGVFEKFGVFPERVADVQALAGDPVDNVPGAPGIGIKTAAQLINEYGDLETLLERAEEIKQPKRRQTLIDHAEQIRISKQLVELDCQTPIDFAMATLEVQDPDPAVLMDFLNQMEFRTLTNRVAERFKASPPEPVAPAPTEAVAPTAPQFPPLNCESYVTIRDMDTLRQWLDAIRQKGVVAVDTETTSLDEMQAELVGVSLCPEVGMAAYIPLGHVEGTADLFGGGAKSEGQIPMEEALALLKPMLEDPAILKILHNAKYDWKILARHGIGMRPVDDTMLLSYALNAALHNHGMDELASTYLGHRCQPIKELIGAGKSQITFAQVPIDKAARYAAEDAEVTWRLWQHFKPQLPAAQVTTVYETLERPMIEVLAGMEMAGVEIDSQHLNRMSGAFAQKMAQLEDEAHALAGTRFNLGSTKQLGDILFNQMGLAGTKAGKSGALSTSADVLEDFAAEGHELPAKILDWRAMSKLKSTYTDALPTFVNPETGRVHTSYSIAGAATGRLASTDPNLQNIPVRTEEGRRIREAFIAPEGRKLVSLDYSQIELRILAHMADIPALKQAFSEGIDIHAMTASQMFGVPVEGMDPMIRRRAKAINFGVIYGISSFGLSRNLRIPRAEAQEFIDTYFKRFPEIRAYMDRTTREAKAQGAVRTLFGRRIHTPGISSSGPAAAGARRAAINAPIQGTAADIIRRAMIRMPKAIEGLSARMLLQVHDELVFEAEDSAVDPLIATAREIMENAHIPAVHLSVPLVVDAGSGRTWAEAH from the coding sequence ATGAACGACGAAGGCTTCGGCAAGGGCAGCCACCTGCATCTGATCGACGGATCGGCCTTCATCTTTCGCGCCTTTCACGCGCTGCCGCCCTTGACGCGCAAGTCCGACGGGCTGCCGGTAGGCGCCGTCGCGGGCTTCTGCAACATGATCTGGAAATACATCAACGACGCGCGAGGGCCGGATGCGCCGACCCATGCGGCGGTGATCTTCGACCATTCCTCGAAAACCTTCCGCAACGAGATCTACGGCGACTACAAGGCCAACCGCCCCGAACCGCCCGAGGAATTGCGCCCCCAGTTCCCGCTGACGCGGGACGCCACCCGCGCCTTCAATCTCGCCTGCATCGAGATCCGCGACTACGAAGCCGACGACATCATCGCCACGCTGTCCTGCCAGGCGCGGGAACTGGGCGGGCGCGTGACCATCATCAGTTCCGACAAGGACCTGATGCAGCTTGTGGGCGAGGGGGTCGAGATGCTGGACCCGATCAAGGGCAAGCCCATCGACCGTGACGGGGTGTTCGAGAAGTTCGGCGTCTTCCCCGAACGGGTGGCCGACGTGCAGGCGCTGGCAGGCGATCCCGTGGACAACGTGCCGGGCGCGCCGGGCATCGGCATCAAGACGGCCGCGCAACTCATCAACGAATACGGCGACCTTGAGACGCTGCTGGAGCGCGCCGAGGAGATCAAGCAGCCCAAGCGCCGCCAGACCCTGATCGATCATGCCGAACAGATCCGCATCTCCAAGCAACTGGTGGAACTCGACTGCCAGACGCCCATCGACTTCGCCATGGCGACGCTGGAGGTTCAGGACCCTGACCCCGCCGTGCTGATGGACTTCCTCAACCAGATGGAGTTCCGCACGCTCACGAACCGCGTGGCGGAACGCTTCAAGGCCTCCCCGCCCGAGCCGGTCGCGCCTGCGCCTACGGAAGCGGTTGCTCCCACCGCGCCGCAGTTCCCGCCGCTGAACTGCGAAAGCTACGTCACCATCCGCGACATGGACACGCTGCGCCAGTGGCTCGACGCCATCCGGCAGAAGGGCGTGGTCGCGGTGGATACGGAAACGACCAGCCTTGACGAGATGCAGGCGGAACTGGTCGGCGTCTCGCTGTGTCCCGAGGTCGGCATGGCCGCCTATATCCCGCTGGGCCATGTCGAGGGCACGGCGGACCTGTTCGGCGGCGGCGCGAAGTCGGAAGGCCAGATCCCGATGGAGGAGGCGCTGGCGCTTCTGAAGCCGATGCTGGAAGACCCCGCGATCCTCAAGATCCTGCACAATGCCAAATATGACTGGAAGATCCTTGCCCGCCACGGCATCGGGATGAGGCCGGTCGATGATACCATGCTGCTCAGCTATGCGCTGAACGCGGCGCTGCACAACCACGGCATGGACGAGTTGGCGAGCACCTATCTCGGCCACCGCTGCCAGCCCATCAAGGAACTGATCGGCGCGGGCAAAAGCCAGATCACCTTTGCGCAGGTGCCAATCGACAAGGCTGCTCGCTATGCTGCCGAGGATGCCGAGGTGACGTGGCGCCTCTGGCAGCATTTCAAGCCGCAGCTTCCAGCCGCGCAGGTCACGACCGTCTACGAGACGCTGGAACGCCCGATGATCGAGGTTCTGGCGGGCATGGAGATGGCCGGGGTCGAGATCGACTCGCAGCACCTGAACCGAATGTCGGGAGCCTTCGCCCAGAAGATGGCGCAGCTTGAGGACGAGGCCCATGCGCTGGCGGGGACCAGGTTCAACCTCGGCTCGACCAAGCAGTTGGGGGACATCCTGTTCAACCAGATGGGGCTGGCCGGGACCAAGGCGGGCAAGTCGGGGGCGCTTTCCACCAGCGCCGACGTGCTGGAGGATTTCGCCGCCGAAGGGCATGAGCTTCCCGCGAAGATCCTCGACTGGCGGGCCATGTCGAAGCTGAAATCGACCTATACCGACGCGCTGCCGACCTTCGTGAACCCGGAAACGGGGCGCGTCCACACCAGCTATTCCATCGCCGGGGCCGCGACAGGGCGGCTCGCATCCACCGACCCGAACCTGCAGAATATCCCCGTCAGGACCGAGGAGGGCCGCCGCATCCGGGAGGCCTTCATCGCGCCCGAGGGGCGCAAGCTCGTCAGCCTCGACTACAGCCAGATCGAACTGCGAATCCTTGCCCACATGGCCGACATCCCGGCACTGAAGCAAGCGTTTTCTGAAGGCATCGACATCCACGCGATGACGGCCAGCCAGATGTTCGGCGTGCCGGTGGAAGGCATGGACCCGATGATCCGCCGCAGGGCCAAAGCCATCAACTTTGGCGTGATCTACGGCATCTCCTCCTTCGGCCTGTCGCGCAACCTGCGCATCCCGCGGGCCGAGGCGCAGGAGTTCATCGACACCTATTTCAAACGCTTCCCGGAAATCCGCGCCTACATGGACCGCACCACGCGCGAGGCGAAGGCCCAAGGCGCCGTCCGCACCCTGTTCGGGCGGCGCATCCACACGCCGGGCATCTCGTCCTCCGGTCCCGCCGCCGCGGGCGCGCGCCGCGCGGCGATCAACGCGCCGATCCAAGGCACTGCCGCCGACATCATCCGCCGCGCCATGATCCGCATGCCCAAGGCCATCGAGGGCCTGTCCGCGCGGATGCTGCTGCAAGTCCACGACGAACTCGTCTTCGAGGCCGAGGACTCCGCCGTCGATCCGCTGATCGCGACTGCCCGCGAGATCATGGAGAACGCTCACATCCCGGCAGTCCACCTGTCCGTGCCGCTGGTAGTGGACGCAGGCTCGGGCCGCACCTGGGCCGAGGCGCATTGA